In Chlamydiales bacterium STE3, the DNA window TGGAATCTATTGACGAAATGTTCCACGGAATTAATCTTAATGACTTGAAAGTTCTTGACTTAGGTTCTGGCCTGGGCATGTGTGACATTTATCTAGCAAAAAACTTTAATGTCCAAATTACTGGCATCGACCCACAAAACAAATTAATTCAAAAAGCCAACCAGCATCTCCAGGTCGCTCAAAAGGATTTAATGGGTAGTGTTTCCTTTTCTTTAATGAAGGATCCAAACAATCTTAATCAGTTCGAAGATAATTTTTTTGATATTATCTATAGCAAAGAATCTATTTTACATGTTCCCCACGAGGTGAAAGAGAGTTATTTTAAAGAAATTTACAGAGTTTTAAAACCAGGCGGGCAAATTATTATTATGGACTGGATGCACAGTGGCATAAAATACTCTGAAAATACCAAAAAAATGATGGAAATGGATGGTCTCTTTTTTCAATTGCTTACTCCTCAAGAGTACCAATCCATTTTGAAAAAAACAGGGTTTAAAAACATTGAGCTCGTAGATATTACCTCCAATAGTGTCCAAATTTCTCAGCAAAATATTGATACGATAATGCAAGTTGCTGATAAAATCATTAGGAGGTTCGGGGCTGACTCTTATAAGTATTCGCTAGATAGCTGGGCGTACCAAAAAGATGCTTTTAAAAATAGGGAACTTCTAGCTGGGATCTTAAAAGCCACGAAAACTTAAGACCCCTTTCTTTGTTGGGAAAGGATCTCCTTTCCTAACGAAATTTAAAACATTAAAAATACGCTCTGCATTTGTTCCAGGAGGCCAAGCTATAATAGTTTACGATCTTGAGAGAACTGTGCTTAGCGGTATTTTTCCTGCAATTGCACTGCTAACTTTTAAGGATAATCTAGTGTCTAAAAATTAAATTGCTTTACGATGCTGCACCATTTGAAACAAAAAATAATAGCTTCATCTATGCAAGAAAAGCAACGTAAAGAAAAAATCCTTATCCGAAAATATATTGTCGAAGATGCTCAAGATTTAGCCAATATTTATTATAATACCATTCATCTAGTCAACGTTCGAGATTATAACCAACAACAAATCAATGTTTGGGCTCCTGAAACATCCAAAGAAACTGCGAGATGGTTAAAAAAGTTCGAAAGAACAAGCCCTTTTGTAGCTTTGATTAACCACAAAGTGGTTGGATTTGCCGAATTTGAACCAAGCGGTCATATTGATTGCTTCTATTGCCATCATGAATGGATTGGCTACGGGGTAGGCTCAGCACTCATGGAAGCAATTTATGCATCAGCCGCTCAGCAAGGAATCAAGAGTATTTTCGCTGAAGTCAGTATTACCGCAAAACCATTTTTTGATAGATGTAGATTTACTACAGTTACTCAGCAAACTATAGAAAGAAAAGGTATTTTCTTAACAAACTACAAAATGGAAAAGTTTATATAACACAACGTTAATTTTCTTCATTTGTAGATATTTCCCCTACATAATCATGGAAAAAAGTTTTTATTTCCTGGGGTTTTTCAAGCCAAGAAAAGTGACTTCCTCCTTTAATCTCTTCTATCCAAATATTAGATTTCCTATATCTCTCATCTTAAGGAGTGGAGTGATCGGCATGGGTATTGGTCAAGTAAACCCCTTCATAATTTCACAAGTCATGGGATGCAATCCGAATGATATCTGTGAGTTTGAGTAGAATGGCAAAGCAAGGATTAACCGTTGAAGAATGAAGAAGTTTAAGAGAAGAGTATCTAATCTAAAGCCTACCCCTCTAAATAATCAAAGTTAGAAATCAACAACCGCACATTAAATCAATAAACATTTTAGCGTGACCGCCTTGTTGCATAAATCATCCTGCGGACGAGATTTGTGCACAAAAATGAAAAAATGCTGCGGGCAGTATCTGCCTTGCTAAAGAAAAGGTGGACCTATTAAATTTTTTGGTTTCCAGACTAAAAAAATTGAGGTTTACGATGGATCTAACAGCAAAACCAAAATACCCTATCTATCCGCAACTGGCCAGATCATAACAAAGCCCTTATTCAACGTGAAAGATTTAAATTTATTTTCATGGGTCCTTCACCGGATGATTTATGCAACAAGGCCTTGACATGCTTGATGTTAGATTCTTTCGTGTTATGAACAGATTACATAGGTCAATGATTTGAAAGAAGTTTCTGCTCAATTTAACAACGCCGATCATAAGACATTGACGATTTTTGGCGTCGGTGCGGTGTAGGTTCAGCCGAGCGATCCAGTTTTCCAAATAGCCAATATGAAACGCTTTAGCACGATTTCTAACCGTATTATGAAAGAAATACCAGCAGATAAGCAGATGCTATTTTTAAGCCTAGTGACAGTCATTTTTGATCCTGTGTGGATTGACGCCCCCCTCCTCAATTTTTGCAACAGATCATTCAAAGAAGTATTCCGGCAATGGCGCTGCCTAAAAACTTGGCTGGCCAGTTTAGAAAAATTTCTAAAACGGAAAATGGGCGTGTAGATAGGGTGCGCCGATTAGGTATCGATTTTTCTAAAACAGTGCCTTTCCAAACCTCCATTATTTTTGAAGCTATAGCAACCTTACCGGAGCAATTATACGATCTTTGTCAAGGGAGTACTCTTTGTAAATAGGCCT includes these proteins:
- a CDS encoding Methyltransferase domain protein (Product derived from UniProtKB/Trembl:U4TDH6), with the protein product MMKFRSTFCVFLQFLVYVHLLSNEIIDKPASQYSQEYDNDFVELVEMVYGDGLLSQGGMESIDEMFHGINLNDLKVLDLGSGLGMCDIYLAKNFNVQITGIDPQNKLIQKANQHLQVAQKDLMGSVSFSLMKDPNNLNQFEDNFFDIIYSKESILHVPHEVKESYFKEIYRVLKPGGQIIIMDWMHSGIKYSENTKKMMEMDGLFFQLLTPQEYQSILKKTGFKNIELVDITSNSVQISQQNIDTIMQVADKIIRRFGADSYKYSLDSWAYQKDAFKNRELLAGILKATKT
- a CDS encoding putative N-acetyltransferase YafP (Product derived from UniProtKB/Swiss-Prot:Q47158;Gene name derived from UniProtKB/Swiss-Prot:Q47158;EC number derived from UniProtKB/Swiss-Prot:Q47158), with amino-acid sequence MQEKQRKEKILIRKYIVEDAQDLANIYYNTIHLVNVRDYNQQQINVWAPETSKETARWLKKFERTSPFVALINHKVVGFAEFEPSGHIDCFYCHHEWIGYGVGSALMEAIYASAAQQGIKSIFAEVSITAKPFFDRCRFTTVTQQTIERKGIFLTNYKMEKFI